In the genome of Oncorhynchus clarkii lewisi isolate Uvic-CL-2024 chromosome 4, UVic_Ocla_1.0, whole genome shotgun sequence, one region contains:
- the LOC139407968 gene encoding uncharacterized protein: MDDFVKNKFQNNVKIYTDNLERIVQKSDVGLAELSLGDISEIHRPHDTTGYFKMDISYHQYDANSDCVDEGAVDTSAVAAPSNDSVMHQAAENSHWVDNSKVNETRSNLWGAPEEQDGELERSLSGQRSTLQELYPSMLSQIGEAWRRQHVSDAAVGVLRRYHRLRWSSNRNFNSTLRPAHRKPDLNISQSILPTSQNTTLNVSNPKSPKFNLKRTNGTHPPPQTKVILQKWPAERQSPRKRTNSGNGQPSRSFPLMDFSSCPSSACSSPAASENPELDEAPLNQTFTVSMSSAPPTRVRYTTLVFSPDRSEGPFTAGGLSSPSLRCAVPSQRIFTAVRPVVSMDMSSDTERSVSAAQSPYRARLLSWEGQRASPNTDHRSLKSGVAGYHQRNMVTVEPRSSPAFSPSFQSPLMSPRKLHHLDACSTSQLKVHSSRVTHQESTAGAAQPKLQRHYSLDSFSPSISLRNSTKQIDEDFQKLYHKLVCQGKYHKLVCQGKSVPSCRMCERRAETTRGPSSSALAALALSPHHSVMRKRRRELVQKHSPESKRFRDNSCVYSPGSLRQRREMIRCQNRLDSHLSSTHLSSIQRDISCDSHTWSPHRASLFQIRHSPHHHSDAAVRKAAGSWSRLHVDQPSPACRAKYNRFVGIHPGKSPVKAECQCGCSPSFSRRQLLYK, from the exons ATGGACGACTTCGTAAAAAATAAATTTCAGAACAATGTCAAGATTTACACTGATAATCTGGAGAGAATCGTTCAGAAG AGTGATGTTGGCCTGGCAGAGCTGTCACTAGGAG ATATTTCTGAAATACACAGGCCACATGACACCACTGGATACTTCAAG ATGGACATCTCATACCACCAGTATGATGCCAACAGTGATTGTGTCGATGAGGGTGCTGTAGACACGAGTGCTGTCGCTGCCCCCAGTAACGATTCTGTTATGCATCAGGCTGCTGAGAACAGCCACT GGGTGGACAATTCCAAGGTGAATGAGACTAGAAGTAACCTGTGGGGGGCACCAGAGGAGCAGGATGGGGAGCTGGAGCGCTCTCTGAGCGGTCAACGGAGCACTCTACAGGAGCTGTATCCCAGCATGCTCAGTCAGATAGGAGAGGCCTGGAGGCGCCAACATGTGTCCGACGCGGCTGTAGGGGTGCTAAGGAGGTACCACAGACTCAGGTGGTCGTCTAACAGAAACTTCAACAGCACCCTGAGACCAGCTCACAGAAAACCTGACCTCAACATTAGCCAATCCATCCTCCCAACATCTCAGAACACCACACTGAATGTGAGTAATCCCAAGAGTCCAAAGTTTAACCTCAAAAGGACAAACGGCACCCATCCTCCTCCACAGACCAAGGTCATCCTCCAGAAGTGGCCAGCAGAGAGGCAGTCACCCAGGAAGCGGACAAATTCAGGAAATGGACAACCGTCTCGCTCTTTTCCACTGATGGACTTCTCCTCTTGTCCTTCCTCTGCATGCTCCAGTCCTGCCGCCTct GAGAACCCTGAGCTAGATGAGGCCCCCCTAAACCAAACCTTCACGGTGTCTATGTCCTCTGCCCCACCCACCAGGGTTAGGTATACTACCCTTGTCTTCAGTCCTGACAGATCTGAAGGCCCTTTCACAGCAGGAGGGTTGAGCAGCCCATCTCTGAGGTGTGCCGTCCCCAGTCAGAGGATTTTCACAGCAGTACGCCCTGTGGTCAGTATGGACATGTCTTCAGACACAGAGAGGTCTGTCTCAGCAGCACAGAGTCCCTACAGAGCCAGACTGCTGAGCTGGGAAGGCCAGCGTGCATCTCCTAACACTGACCATAGAAGCCTCAAATCAGGCGTTGCTGGATATCATCAGAGAAACATGGTGACGGTGGAACCCAGATCTTCCCCTGCGTTTTCCCCCTCTTTTCAGAGTCCTCTGATGTCACCCAGGAAGCTTCACCACCTAGACGCCTGCAGTACCTCCCAACTGAAAGTCCACTCATCTCGAGTCACACATCAGGAGTCTACTGCTGGGGCAGCTCAGCCAAAGCTCCAGCGACACTATTCCCTGGATTCATTCTCCCCATCCATCAGTCTAAGGAACTCCACTAAGCAGATCGATGAGGACTTCCAGAAGCTTTACCACAAGCTTGTGTGTCAGGGCAAATACCACAAGCTTGTCTGTCAGGGCAAATCGGTCCCCTCCTGTCGCATGTGTGAGAGGAGAGCAGAAACCACCAGAGgcccctcctcctctgctctgGCTGCCCTGGCCCTGTCTCCTCACCACTCTGTCATGAGGAAGCGTCGCAGGGAGCTGGTCCAGAAACATTCCCCAGAGTCCAAACGCTTCAGAGACAACTCCTGCGTGTACTCACCAGGATCTCTCCGCCAGAGGAGAGAAATGATCAGGTGCCAGAATCGCTTAGACAGCCACTTGTCCTCCACGCATCTATCCTCCATCCAGAGGGACATCTCCTGTGACTCCCACACCTGGAGCCCGCATAGGGCCAGCCTGTTTCAGATCCGCCACAGCCCCCATCACCACTCAGACGCAGCAGTCAGGAAAGCTGCAGGCTCCTGGTCTCGCCTGCATGTTGATCAGCCCTCTCCTGCTTGT AGAGCGAAATACAACAGATTTGTTGGGATTCATCCAG GAAAGTCACCTGTCAAGGCAGAGTGCCAATGTGGCTGTTCGCCAAG TTTCTCTAGGAGACAGCTTCTGTATAAATGA
- the LOC139406710 gene encoding amidophosphoribosyltransferase has protein sequence MSEFEESGIGEECGVFGCVAAGEWPTQLEVAKVLTLGLVALQHRGQESAGIVTSNGVNPPTYNTLKGMGLVNNAFPPENLLKLRYGNLGIGHTRYSTTGISELQNCQPFVVDTLHGKIAVAHNGELVNAAALRKKVMRHGVGLSTSSDSELITQLLALTPPMEELDAPDWVARIKNLMHETPTSYSLLVMYTDVIYAIRDPYGNRPLSIGRLVPISKLHTAGAGEGETEGWVVSSESCSFQSIGAKYYREVMPGEIVQISKHGVKSLSIVPRPEGDLPAFCIFEYVYFARPDSIFEGQMVYTVRQRCGRQLAVEAPTEADVVSTVPESATPAALGYAQQSGLPYVEVLCKNRYVGRTFIQPNTRLRQLGVAKKFGALTDNFIGKRVVLVDDSIVRGNTISPIIKLLKEAGATEVHIRVASPPIRFPCYMGINIPTKEELIANRPEFEDIAGYIGATSVRYLSVEGLLSAVQGGIPSLQGKDERINTNASRRVGHCTACLTGKYPVELEW, from the exons ATGAGCGAGTTCGAAGAATCTGGCATCGGAGAAGAGTGCGGAGTGTTTGGCTGTGTTGCAGCAGGGGAATGGCCAACACAACTAGAAGTTGCCAAAGTGTTAACTTTGGGTCTTGTAGCGCTACAGCACAG GGGTCAGGAAAGTGCTGGGATTGTCACAAGCAATGGAGTCAACCCACCAACGTACAACACCCTCAAG GGAATGGGCTTAGTGAACAACGCCTTCCCACCTGAGAACCTTTTGAAGCTGCGCTACGGTAACCTGGGCATCGGGCACACGCGCTACTCCACCACGGGCATCTCTGAGCTGCAGAACTGCCAGCCCTTTGTGGTGGACACACTGCACGGCAAGATCGCTGTGGCACACAACGGGGAGCTGGTCAATGCAGCCGCACTGCGTAAGAAG GTGATGCGTCACGGCGTGGGCCTGTCCACCAGCTCAGACAGTGAGCTCATCACCCAGCTGCTGGCTCTGACTCCACCCATGGAGGAGCTGGATGCCCCTGACTGGGTTGCCAG GATAAAGAACCTGATGCATGAGACCCCGACATCCTACTCGCTGCTGGTGATGTACACAGATGTGATCTATGCTATCCGTGACCCGTATGGAAACAGACCCCTCAGTATTGGGCGCCTCGTCCCCATTTCTAAACTCCACACTGCAG GTGCTGgcgagggggagacagagggctgGGTGGTGTCATCAGAGTCCTGCAGCTTCCAGTCCATTGGTGCCAA GTACTACAGAGAGGTGATGCCTGGAGAGATAGTCCAGATCTCCAAACACGGTGTGAAGTCCCTAAGCATCGTCCCTCGCCCCGAGGGAGACCTCCCTGCATTCTGCATCTTTGAATATGTCTACTTTGCCAGACCAGATTCCATATTTGAAG GTCAGATGGTGTACACGGTGAGGCAGCGCTGTGGACGTCAGCTGGCCGTTGAGGCCCCTACAGAGGCAGACGTGGTCAGCACTGTGCCCGAGTCTGCTACACCGGCTGCACTGGGATATGCTCAACAG TCGGGACTGCCGTACGTGGAGGTTCTGTGTAAGAATCGCTATGTTGGGAGAACGTTTATTCAACCAAACACACGCCTCAGGCAGTTGGGGGTGGCCAAGAAGTTTGGGGCACTGACAGACAACTTTATAGGCAAGCGAGTGGTGCTCGTTGATGACTCCATTGTCAGGGGCAACACCATCTCCCCCATAATAAAGCTCTTAAAGGAAGCAGGAGCCACAGAG GTTCACATCCGTGTTGCCTCACCACCCATCAGGTTCCCATGCTACATGGGCATCAACATCCCCACAAAAGAGGAGCTCATTGCTAACAGGCCAGAGTTTGAGGACATTGCGGGCTACATTG GTGCAACCAGTGTGAGGTATCTGTCGGTTGAGGGCCTGTTATCAGCGGTGCAGGGAGGAATCCCCTCCCTCCAGGGGAAGGATGAGAGGATCAACACCAATGCCAGCAGGAGAGTGGGCCACTGCACCGCCTGCCTCACAGGCAAATACCCTGTGGAACTGGAGTGGTGA